Within Saccharomycodes ludwigii strain NBRC 1722 chromosome IV, whole genome shotgun sequence, the genomic segment AAATCTTGCAGTAGATTTCCAATATTCATCTCTATCGTACTTGAACGACGATGTCAGTGAGATCAAAACCAAACGACGCAAATTCAATGTTTCcctttcattttcatcgtTATTTTTGCGACCAATGAACTCCAATAACAAGTTGTTGGTGTTTTCCAACAAATAGGTAAAATAAGTGGTGACAATAGATTTCAAATTGTCTTgtaatttattgaaaaatttaaaaaatgcaGTCAATCTTTCTGTCCTAGTAATTTTACCAGAATTAATCACACCTTCTCCATCAAAGGCCCATCTGACTAATAGAGCAAACAATGGTCTAAAAACTTTGTCGTTCaatttcaaaacaaaattattagcTATCTTATGCACACTAGCTTCAATACGATTAATGGTATTTACATCAAATTTGCTAATGGCTCTATATtcaaataaagataatagTAATCTGAAAAAAAGCGGCGATTGAGAAACCGCTGTTTTCTTGTCTAAAGCTTCAACAGTGGATTCCAATGtacttaaaaataatgaaatggCAACACTATTCGAGGTTAAACTAATATCTGATAGCCAAAtcttatttaaatttttcaacacTTCTTTCAactcaattttttcaacaaccAACTGGATGATTGGCAATCTGATATCTTCAGGTACTTCATcactgaaaaaaataacatttaaAACATCATACAAGTTGCTAATGACAAACATCGGAATACGCTTGATAATTGCAGCAAATAATAAGTTGATAGCTAATTGTAGGTCATATTTCAAGACAGTTTCCTCTTTAGTTTTGTgtgttttgaaaatttccAAAACACGTGGAacaatttttgaataaaatgaaattgttttaaCACCCAAAATTTGAATGCTGTTTGTCAAACAAGCAAGCGACGAAATTTGGATTTCAACTTTTTCACTCGACAAAAATGTGCTACAAATCGTTAAGCCTTCCATCAATTTAGATGGATCCAAATGATTTTTAAACTTATCAAACAAAGAGCTAACAACATTCAAAGAAGCTTGGATAATAACAGGTGACGAGTTCTCTTCAGAAACACAGTTACCAAATAAAACACCTATAATCTCATCGGCAATAGTACTTGAAGTCATTGGCTCATATTGGAACTTAGAACTAATTGACAAAATTATATGGTACTTAACTTCCAAATCATTCttattgttgtttaatAATGGGATAATCGCTGAAATATAGTCTTGAATGGGTAACAATTCCAAAGTGTTCGTTAACAAGCTGTAAATTGTATCTTTTAGCTCTGTGACAGCTTCCTTATAATCAActtcattatcattgttaCCATTAACGCTGCTAGAAGATGCTACACCATTTTTATCCAAAGAGCTCAATATATTTTCAcaattattgataaaatacaaaatttcCTCAATAATTTTACCAAAAACATCCTTAATGGATTGTATACCAGCAAAGTTATTTGTGTCTTGTGCTTCAATCAATACACTTAAAATCTTGAATTTTAAACCACCTCCGCTTGTGTAATAATCAGTTTCGTTTTCtgatattaatttatttgtatattcgaacaagtttttctttaaagttCGCAATTCCCCACgattaaagttaaaaataccATTATTGAAAACAGCTCGGTGCAACAACTTTTCTTTAGAATCTTCAGTTGGCTCAACAGGTAATAGATCGATAAGTTGGAAAAACCCCAAAATACCAGATAATTGCTCAATGGCACTAAATTtacttaaaaaatttttggtAAATTCAACCAAATCCTTGCCGGCAGAAATCttgaatttattaataaacacAGAGTACTGCTGCCCaagcaaaaacaaaaagggaGCAACAGAATCACGAGAACCTAGTGTTTTAACTAAGgtagaaaataaactaaCTCTTCTGTGCTTTGGAACATGATCAAAAGCAGTAGCAAAActtgttaataaaaattcaatttcCTCAGTTTTCTTCATGCTATCCTTTTGATACTGACTAGACTTCAACAATGCAGGCACGACGGTTTTAATGGTGTTTGTGACAACATGTGTGGAATATTCATCATCCTGGCGAATAGTGTGAGCGCCCataaaagtgaaaatgGGCATAACAGAATGTAAAATGGTTTCTGGACTTAATTCAGCTAAAGCACCAATGACTAATAGCAGCTTGTTTTGGACTTGAGGAGATGGCGAAGATCTAATGGCAGAAACTACAATATCCGATCTTATAGAGTTTATGTTTTCACCGGAATCCTTTAGACTACTAATGATATTTAACATACAAGAGGCCAAAGTTTCCTGAGCATATAATACTGGCAACCCGCCATCTTGGTCCAAAGTTTCTAAATCAGCCAAATGGTCAAacaataaagataataagGCTTCCGTTCCTTTAATGGTTCGTCTAGCATCTAAAGTCTCTAAAataattgtaatttttcttaaatGGACCTCTGCAATTTGAGAAActtcctcttttttcaaagcaGCTTTGTTCGAACTTGAGGACTTTCTTCTCCTcttctttatattttcttctccCGAATCGCCGTTGATTCTGTTTTGTTGTAAAATGGAAACAAATATCTCTGCATCGATAGGCAAACTTTGTAAAGCAGCCAAAGAATCATAATGTAAGTCTTCAATAGCAGTTGtttcaataatactattaacAATTGCTAGTTGATTAGCAAACTTTAATTTGGGATAAATCTGAATCAATTTTTGAACAACCAGATCACATAACTGTTCATATTGTGTTTTTAACGCTGATATAATGAAATCAATAATAGCtgcatttttttctgaAGATGATATAATACTAACTATACTAGCTTcaaattttgtaaaatcagttttattattcttacATCTAAGCTCCCATGCCGCTCTTTCCTCTAAATAAGACTTTAAAATCGAACAGAGCAATTCTGAATATTTAGATGAGTAATTTCTGTATTGAGTAAGgacatttaaaaaacacAATTTGGTATATGGTAATGGAACATATAAAGCTTGGTTGCACCAAAAAAACATATCAACTTTTTCGGtctttttttgaatgaTATATTTGGCTATATCAGTATTGTCAACAACataattttctaaaaatcTTGTTAACCACTTTTTACTATCGCGGGGGCTCAACATTGGAATTTTTACATCATCACCGTAGAGTTTGTTAAGTAGAAAGTAATGTTCTGTTGCTGCTCGCTTAGAAATCTGATGCAACAATATCTTGATGTTAGATCTGACATTTTTACATACATCAAATAAACCAGCAATTAATATTGGAACGATACTGAATAAATTTGTTTCATTATCAACAGAACTGATCATTTTAGAGATACTGCTGACGGCGATTAAACGCAAAGCTATTGGAGCAGCGGGAGAAACAATAATTCTTAATAAAAAGGTAATTCTAGCCTCAAAAGTactgaaaaaagaatttaaaaataagccAACTgagtatttttttccaacaGATTCAACAAACAAGGATAgcaatttattaaaaacttgaTCTTTTTCTGCTAAAATAGAAGCATCCTTGGTGTAAAAAAAGTCAGAGTTTTTTTGTAACCACTCCTTAAACGGTTGAATTGTGGAATTCATACCAACAATCTTGGAAGTTTCAACATCTTTAATAAGTTGATCACCGGTAACTTCCGAACTCTCTTTAAAGTTAAACAAGGAGGTGGTTAATCTAATTTCAAACAACTCGCCGCTAAGATTCAAAGATTTCAAAGCCTTTAATACCATGCTTTCATTGGCACCAACTAAATATTCAAAGACACCTATTAACTTAGATTTATCTTCAATTATTTCAGATAAATGAATTAAATCTGTGATAATCActtttatttcaaatttttcgAATTTTGCATGTTTCAAAATTTCAACAATGTCAGCTAGTTTATCGTGGTCGTATCTGATAATGGATCTAATGTAAGAAGTGAAAAATTTGTCGCTATTTCTGGATTCTTTTCTAGAAGAAAAATCTTTCAAATATTGTAAACTAAATTTAGCATCAACCAATTTATACAAGTTAATTGGTAACTGATCAATATTACCTTGTCCTTTCAAAGTTTCTAATAAATTAGCAATGGTTATTAAAGCAGACCTCTTGgccttttcatttttcagGTTTGCTAAGATAGTTTCAGTTGCTGCTAGTATAATTGGCTTACTCAATGCTGTTGTTGAGGCGAAAACAACCAAAATGGTGTGGGCCGCAATTTGGCAATCAACATCGTCACTAACTAAGAGCTTTGCAGAAATTTCCATGAACGTAGGTAGTAAGTCagataactttttttcctcGGTTGAATTAACCGCTATCATATTGATTAAAGTACAGGCAGCAAATAAAATCTGAGAAGTGTATGTAACCTTTTGGCTAACACATTTCGCGATATAATTACAatataaagttaaaaattcaaaatcgCTAAACAATTTGATAATACTTAGCTTGCTTGGTGCGTTATCGGATCTGACAAAATTGGATAAAGGTTGAAATAGCGCAGGGAGCTTTACAATATTAAGGATTCTTTTGAAAACTGGTTGTTGATAGTAATTCAAAgtggaaaacaaaaacatttcTGCGTTATGAACATTAATCTGGAAACGTCTCACTAACCATTCGGTAGCATATAAAGCTGGTGATAAATGCCATTTAGAAGAAACCAACATTAGATAAGAGTTGATTGCAGcatttaattctttaatatCATCTTTAGTTTTTGTGTTTCTATCAATCACAATAGACGATTCGCTGAATAAAGAACGTGTGAAAATCTCAAATCTTGGATCGATATCAATTAATTCGTTTAGTGCTTCAATGGAATTTTCATAAATGAATTCATAGTCTTGTGTTGCTGCTGTTTTTGGATTATAAATTAAGGAAGCAGAATgtattttttgtctttttttcctatcCAAAGCTACAGTTGAGTTGTTGGCAGCTATTTGAGATAGTTGGTCTTTTAAGGAAGACATTATTTGCTTTATGGGGTTGCCAAGTTAAGTTTTTGATCTCCTTACGCTGGATTGCAATGGTGATGTGAATTAGTTGAGATAGAGAAAATCTAAGTTGGTCTTGTAGTTAAGCTTGTAGTTGGaatatttaacaaaaaaaaaaaaaaaaaaatgaataaatataaactttttgactataaagagaaaaaaaaaataaaaaaaaaatgaaaaatagaaaatagaaaaaaggaaaaaaggaaaaaaagaaaaaaaggaaaaaagaaacgtgaaaaaaatttttttttttttttttattttttgctttataacgcatttgaaaaattaggCTTCACAACTTGCTTCAAAAAAGTATCAAACTTAATAACTTGATAATTgttatctaaaaaaaattacattgCTGCGGTAGTTGGAAAATTAGACTAAACAATAAATGAGTTTCTAGTTTTTACaagggtttttttttttttttttttttcatactGCAATTACTACTTATAGCAAGGTTTTAACTATTTATCAAATAGATaggataaaataaatttattacaaatatttttatatatttgaaaCACTAATATACACAagataaggaaaaaaaaaaaaaaaaaaaaagggaacaACATCTATAGTGTAAACAATCCCGTTCTTTTCTTGCCAAAAGGATATACAACTAAAGTGCTAGCAAACAAGCCAACAGAAATACCAATAGAAACTTCAATCATTGTGACACCAAAGGACATAGAGGAACTTAAATCACTTTCATTTGCGGCACTACTTGTACTGTTAACAATGTTATTTGCTACTTGAACACCGCTTAATAAAGAGCTTTTAGAAGCAATACCACTTGGCACTTGAACAAAAATTGCTGGCAATATAGCAGATACAGCTAACCCTTTGAAGACTCTCGAATACAAATTACCCAAAATACCAATGACAAAAGCAGCCATGGCAGAAGTAAACTCAGTTGCATTGCTAAAGTGTTTACCGGACCAATACGTGACCACATACCCGGTACAGGAGATCAGGGTCATTACAGGTAACTGAATCCATCTTGCTTGATTAATCAAACCTAAACATATAGAAAACATTggaacaaacaaaaatctATACCAATCACTAACGTTTTTAGAACAGGTAGTTTCATTACTAGCACCCTTATATAGCCAGCCGAATAACGCTGCGCCCAAAGTAATACCAAAAcctaaaaacaaagaataGATAATGGCATAGAACATTCTAACAGATCCAGCAACTAAATTTCTGCTCTGCAACTCTAAAGAACCacacaaaataatataaccTGGTAAAATCAATGCTAAAGAACCTTGTACCACTGCACCAAAACATATGTTTGATTTGGGAATTGAACCCAATGCTCTACCGCAGAAGCTAACCACAATAGAAGCAGTGACTTCAAAAACATTagaataaagaaaagatcTCTGTGAAACAACGAACTGAAGAAACCCAACACAGCTAccaatgaaaaatgaaatggCCAAATTGATCCAATCACCACCAAATGAAAATGGAGTGACCATGGCCGACGCAATACCATAAAGCAAAACACAAATCCAGGGCGGAtataagtttttttctgaTAAAATTGAATCAATGGCAAAATTTGCTTCTGCTACTCCTAGTAAATCATGAACTACTTGCTTGTAGATTGAATGGACTTTGTGTAATTTCCATAAATTTAAACCCTGATTACATCTAACCAATTGAACCTCTGATGTTCTAGTTGTGGCGTCACCAAAAGAGACAATCATGCAGCCAGGAACATATAGAAACTGGCCGTCAATCTCCAAAACTCTCGATGTCATGATCATATATTCTTCTAATCTATGGGTTGGTGCACCATAAAGCATCAAAGCCTTACACATACGCAAAATAAAACGCTGTCTCTGCAATAGATCTGCGATGTGGACTGTGATTCTAGCTTCGGCcaacattttcttttttaatttgctTGGCCTAATCTTTGAATATTTAGGTCTTGCAGATTTAAATTTTGGTAGTTCACCATTTGGATGATCTTCTTCACTAATTGTTTGCTGTTGAAgattccttctttttttcagatATGGTGTCTTGAAAGTGATTTTACCCCGTTTCTTCAGGTTTTCTGGTATCTCTTGTCCTTCGTCTTCTGAAGCACTAGGTGTTTGATGTTTTTGTGAATTTAAGGAAAGTTCTGATTTCAAACTCCCTTCCTCTTGCTGgtacaattttaataagGAACCTAAAATCCCCCCTCTTACTTTTTTGGGTCTCTCAATGTAGGAATCATTACCTAGCAACATatcataatcatcatccaaattttcattatcataCCTTTGAGCgttattaacaaaaaaagcagagtcattattagtaattgaattatttaatgtATTCCCATCATAAGCTGTGGTATGCGGAGAAGCAATATTATCGTAAACATCAGTTTCTGTGCCACTAACGTTGCTATCATCGTTGGTAACTGCTGAACTGGAGACTGAATGTTGACGATGGTCCTGACTAGAGTCATTATTCAAAGCCAAGTGCGTTTTAACAATATTCTGTGCTGTATTTTTGATATCATCTAAGGGGATGCCgttttcaatttcatcaGAATTACCCAAGTCTTCTCTATCTGTACTTTTTTcattagaattattattcaaaaacGGAACGAGCCCATTTGATCCAaatgtattattaaaaaatttggaaattCCGTCAGTTTCTTCCTCGTCTGCGCCACTGTTTCCATGGTCGTATTCTTTGGAATTAGTTGGATTAGGCTCCTTTGCCTTTATAGTGTTTCTTCTATGGAAGAATTGTTTAAAATggtcaattttattttcttctgtATCATCGTCTTTATTCATGTTTTGGGCATCTTTGGCATTATCTGCTGAGGAGCTTGAATTAGTAGTGGAATAAGAATAGGAAGAATAAGAATTTCTTTTACCATCATCCTGGTATTTGTTAGCATCACGTTTACTGACTCTCATATTATACTCtgatttttcattatcataATAGTCTTGattgttatttgtttttaattgattagatatttcttcttcttcttcttcttctttggCATTATCATCCGAATCTTTGTAGTTCtgattatcattatcataaCTACCATCACcctgattttttaaaatatttcttttcttattattataataatcctGAAGTTTATCAGAACTAAATATCTGTTGTGACGCCATATTTGAGTGTTCAGCAGCGTCATGGTTATTTTCACTTTCAAGAGAAGTGCGTTCTAAATGGTTGTTGTTTAGCATTGTGTTTACTGcatctttttcaattataTCGATGCCTTGATTAATTCCGTTTTgctcatcattattatcaacacCATTGCTATGTGCAGCAGTACTTATGTTGGCCGATGAAAAAGGATTGTTTTGCACCGCTTTCAATCgattacttttaaaaataggcAATTGGCTGGCGCTATTGCTCatattaatgttattaGTTTCAGTGGCTTCATTAGAGAGATCAGATTTGCTAGAATTtgtactattactattgtcttttaaattctctgtagcatttttattagatttGAACGAGGGTCTATAaattcctttctttttatttttggaaaatttataaGTAGATGAcatgtttttatataatatctTTTACGGTTGTAATTTTcttatgtatatattttctgtGACGTTATAGGCTTAAGTGTACAATATAACAGAAATCAGAATTTAGAAAGGGTTAAATACTTGATTGTATTAATACTAGAATATGTCTAAAGGTTtatattaagaaaaaa encodes:
- the PRM10 gene encoding pheromone-regulated protein PRM10 (similar to Saccharomyces cerevisiae YJL108C | PRM10 | Pheromone-Regulated Membrane protein) — its product is MSSTYKFSKNKKKGIYRPSFKSNKNATENLKDNSNSTNSSKSDLSNEATETNNINMSNSASQLPIFKSNRLKAVQNNPFSSANISTAAHSNGVDNNDEQNGINQGIDIIEKDAVNTMLNNNHLERTSLESENNHDAAEHSNMASQQIFSSDKLQDYYNNKKRNILKNQGDGSYDNDNQNYKDSDDNAKEEEEEEEISNQLKTNNNQDYYDNEKSEYNMRVSKRDANKYQDDGKRNSYSSYSYSTTNSSSSADNAKDAQNMNKDDDTEENKIDHFKQFFHRRNTIKAKEPNPTNSKEYDHGNSGADEEETDGISKFFNNTFGSNGLVPFLNNNSNEKSTDREDLGNSDEIENGIPLDDIKNTAQNIVKTHLALNNDSSQDHRQHSVSSSAVTNDDSNVSGTETDVYDNIASPHTTAYDGNTLNNSITNNDSAFFVNNAQRYDNENLDDDYDMLLGNDSYIERPKKVRGGILGSLLKLYQQEEGSLKSELSLNSQKHQTPSASEDEGQEIPENLKKRGKITFKTPYLKKRRNLQQQTISEEDHPNGELPKFKSARPKYSKIRPSKLKKKMLAEARITVHIADLLQRQRFILRMCKALMLYGAPTHRLEEYMIMTSRVLEIDGQFLYVPGCMIVSFGDATTRTSEVQLVRCNQGLNLWKLHKVHSIYKQVVHDLLGVAEANFAIDSILSEKNLYPPWICVLLYGIASAMVTPFSFGGDWINLAISFFIGSCVGFLQFVVSQRSFLYSNVFEVTASIVVSFCGRALGSIPKSNICFGAVVQGSLALILPGYIILCGSLELQSRNLVAGSVRMFYAIIYSLFLGFGITLGAALFGWLYKGASNETTCSKNVSDWYRFLFVPMFSICLGLINQARWIQLPVMTLISCTGYVVTYWSGKHFSNATEFTSAMAAFVIGILGNLYSRVFKGLAVSAILPAIFVQVPSGIASKSSLLSGVQVANNIVNSTSSAANESDLSSSMSFGVTMIEVSIGISVGLFASTLVVYPFGKKRTGLFTL
- the UTP10 gene encoding snoRNA-binding rRNA-processing protein UTP10 (similar to Saccharomyces cerevisiae YJL109C | UTP10 | U Three Protein), whose protein sequence is MSSLKDQLSQIAANNSTVALDRKKRQKIHSASLIYNPKTAATQDYEFIYENSIEALNELIDIDPRFEIFTRSLFSESSIVIDRNTKTKDDIKELNAAINSYLMLVSSKWHLSPALYATEWLVRRFQINVHNAEMFLFSTLNYYQQPVFKRILNIVKLPALFQPLSNFVRSDNAPSKLSIIKLFSDFEFLTLYCNYIAKCVSQKVTYTSQILFAACTLINMIAVNSTEEKKLSDLLPTFMEISAKLLVSDDVDCQIAAHTILVVFASTTALSKPIILAATETILANLKNEKAKRSALITIANLLETLKGQGNIDQLPINLYKLVDAKFSLQYLKDFSSRKESRNSDKFFTSYIRSIIRYDHDKLADIVEILKHAKFEKFEIKVIITDLIHLSEIIEDKSKLIGVFEYLVGANESMVLKALKSLNLSGELFEIRLTTSLFNFKESSEVTGDQLIKDVETSKIVGMNSTIQPFKEWLQKNSDFFYTKDASILAEKDQVFNKLLSLFVESVGKKYSVGLFLNSFFSTFEARITFLLRIIVSPAAPIALRLIAVSSISKMISSVDNETNLFSIVPILIAGLFDVCKNVRSNIKILLHQISKRAATEHYFLLNKLYGDDVKIPMLSPRDSKKWLTRFLENYVVDNTDIAKYIIQKKTEKVDMFFWCNQALYVPLPYTKLCFLNVLTQYRNYSSKYSELLCSILKSYLEERAAWELRCKNNKTDFTKFEASIVSIISSSEKNAAIIDFIISALKTQYEQLCDLVVQKLIQIYPKLKFANQLAIVNSIIETTAIEDLHYDSLAALQSLPIDAEIFVSILQQNRINGDSGEENIKKRRRKSSSSNKAALKKEEVSQIAEVHLRKITIILETLDARRTIKGTEALLSLLFDHLADLETLDQDGGLPVLYAQETLASCMLNIISSLKDSGENINSIRSDIVVSAIRSSPSPQVQNKLLLVIGALAELSPETILHSVMPIFTFMGAHTIRQDDEYSTHVVTNTIKTVVPALLKSSQYQKDSMKKTEEIEFLLTSFATAFDHVPKHRRVSLFSTLVKTLGSRDSVAPFLFLLGQQYSVFINKFKISAGKDLVEFTKNFLSKFSAIEQLSGILGFFQLIDLLPVEPTEDSKEKLLHRAVFNNGIFNFNRGELRTLKKNLFEYTNKLISENETDYYTSGGGLKFKILSVLIEAQDTNNFAGIQSIKDVFGKIIEEILYFINNCENILSSLDKNGVASSSSVNGNNDNEVDYKEAVTELKDTIYSLLTNTLELLPIQDYISAIIPLLNNNKNDLEVKYHIILSISSKFQYEPMTSSTIADEIIGVLFGNCVSEENSSPVIIQASLNVVSSLFDKFKNHLDPSKLMEGLTICSTFLSSEKVEIQISSLACLTNSIQILGVKTISFYSKIVPRVLEIFKTHKTKEETVLKYDLQLAINLLFAAIIKRIPMFVISNLYDVLNVIFFSDEVPEDIRLPIIQLVVEKIELKEVLKNLNKIWLSDISLTSNSVAISLFLSTLESTVEALDKKTAVSQSPLFFRLLLSLFEYRAISKFDVNTINRIEASVHKIANNFVLKLNDKVFRPLFALLVRWAFDGEGVINSGKITRTERLTAFFKFFNKLQDNLKSIVTTYFTYLLENTNNLLLEFIGRKNNDENERETLNLRRLVLISLTSSFKYDRDEYWKSTARFELIVEPLVDQLGNIENSIGKYLVKAIGSLASNNSGSDDHNKIMNKLLIQHMKATCKSTEKLWSVRTFKLIYSKVGESWLVLLPQLVPIIAELLEDDDEQVEYEVRTGLVKVVESILGEPFDRYLD